Proteins encoded within one genomic window of Brassica rapa cultivar Chiifu-401-42 chromosome A09, CAAS_Brap_v3.01, whole genome shotgun sequence:
- the LOC103836883 gene encoding reticulon-like protein B7 isoform X2, translating to MEKEEEKLERVGPLEEPLMKNIVPEEDSLSMSDTDSEIPDSPVPINAPIYRMFGRERPIHMVLGGAADVLLWRDKKVTAGLVGAVTVIWLLFGFGHCRLLTFVCRGSILFLLLSFVWSNALNRSPEKIMEIYIPEKPLLQAASALTFEVNCALATLRSIALERDIKNFALVVIGLWLVSIIGSWFSFLSLIYICFVLIHTVPKLYEKYEDEIDPIAEKAVIEMKKHFQVLEAKFLNKSHHH from the exons atggagaaggaggaggagaagctAGAGAGAGTGGGACCATTGGAGGAGCCGCTGATGAAAAACATCGTACCAGAGGAGGATTCGCTATCCATGTCGGATACAGATAGCGAGATACCTGATTCTCCCGTTCCCATCAACGCTCCGATCTACCGTATGTTTGGACGAGAACGTCCGATCCACATGGTTCTCGGCGGAG CTGCTGATGTGTTGTTGTGGAGGGACAAGAAGGTCACGGCAGGGTTAGTGGGTGCAGTGACTGTGATCTGGCTCTTGTTTGGTTTCGGACATTGTCGTCTTCTTACATTTGTTTGTCGTGGATCGATCCTCTTTCTGCTTCTCTCATTCGTCTGGTCCAATGCACTCAACAG atcTCCTGAGAAGATAATGGAAATTTATATCCCTGAGAAGCCGTTACTCCAAGCTGCTTCTGCATTGACCTTTGAGGTTAACTGTGCTCTTGCAACTTTAAGGAGCATTGCGTTAGAGAGAGACATCAAAAACTTTGCACTG GTAGTCATAGGACTTTGGCTCGTATCAATAATCGGAAGCTGGTTCAGCTTCTTGTCATTGATCTACATCT GCTTTGTATTGATTCACACGGTGCCAAAGCTGTATGAGAAGTATGAAGATGAGATTGATCCAATCGCTGAGAAGGCTGTGATTGAGATGAAAAAGCATTTCCAAGTTCTTGAAGCCAAGTTCTTAAATAAGAGCCATCATCATTAG
- the WRKY22 gene encoding WRKY transcription factor 22, which translates to MADDWDLHAVVRGCSAVSSSATTTATVFSSNVSSHTSPVFTFEPRSNTVVFGETRDLYTPFTQESNASSFSCLNYPEEPRQRQNQKRPLSLSASSGSVTSKPTGASNTSRSKRRKIQHKKVCHVAAEALNNDVWAWRKYGQKPIKGSPYPRGYYRCSTSKGCLARKQVERNRSDPTMFIVTYTAEHNHPAPTHRNSLAGSTRQKTSSDQPTTKSPTTTIAPYSTSPVTSSADDFVLPVEDIEVGDEDLLSLSDTVVSEDFFEGLEEFAVGDSFSGNSAPASFDLSWVVNSAATASGGI; encoded by the exons ATGGCCGACGATTGGGATCTCCACGCCGTAGTCAGAGGCTGCTCAGCCGTCAGCTCATCAGCAACCACCACAGCCACCGTCTTCTCCAGCAACGTTTCATCCCACACGAGCCCTGTTTTCACCTTCGAACCAAGAAGTAACACCGTCGTCTTCGGAGAGACTCGAGATCTCTACACGCCGTTCACGCAAGAATCAAACGCCTCGTCGTTTTCTTGTCTGAATTACCCAGAAGAGCCCCGACAGAGACAAAACCAGAAACGTCCCCTTTCTCTCTCTGCTTCTTCCGGCAGCGTCACTAGCAAACCCACAGGAGCCTCCAACACCTCTAGATCTAAAAGAAG AAAGATACAGCATAAGAAAGTGTGCCATGTAGCAGCAGAAGCTTTAAACAACGATGTCTGGGCGTGGCGAAAGTACGGACAAAAACCCATCAAAGGCTCACCCTATCCAAG AGGATATTACAGATGCAGTACATCGAAAGGATGTTTAGCCCGTAAACAAGTGGAGCGAAACAGATCCGACCCGACGATGTTCATCGTCACTTACACGGCGGAGCACAATCACCCAGCTCCTACTCACCGTAACTCTCTCGCCGGAAGCACCCGTCAGAAAACCTCCTCTGATCAGCCGACGACTAAGTCTCCCACGACCACGATCGCTCCCTACTCGACGTCTCCGGTCACATCGTCGGCAGATGATTTTGTCTTGCCGGTGGAGGACATAGAGGTCGGAGACGAGGATCTGCTGTCTTTGTCGGATACGGTGGTGAGCGAGGACTTCTTCGAGGGGTTGGAGGAATTCGCCGTGGGAGATAGCTTTTCCGGGAACTCTGCTCCGGCGAGTTTCGATCTTTCTTGGGTTGTGAACAGCGCTGCCACAGCTAGCGGTGGAATATGA
- the LOC103836883 gene encoding reticulon-like protein B7 isoform X1 translates to MEKEEEKLERVGPLEEPLMKNIVPEEDSLSMSDTDSEIPDSPVPINAPIYRMFGRERPIHMVLGGGKPADVLLWRDKKVTAGLVGAVTVIWLLFGFGHCRLLTFVCRGSILFLLLSFVWSNALNRSPEKIMEIYIPEKPLLQAASALTFEVNCALATLRSIALERDIKNFALVVIGLWLVSIIGSWFSFLSLIYICFVLIHTVPKLYEKYEDEIDPIAEKAVIEMKKHFQVLEAKFLNKSHHH, encoded by the exons atggagaaggaggaggagaagctAGAGAGAGTGGGACCATTGGAGGAGCCGCTGATGAAAAACATCGTACCAGAGGAGGATTCGCTATCCATGTCGGATACAGATAGCGAGATACCTGATTCTCCCGTTCCCATCAACGCTCCGATCTACCGTATGTTTGGACGAGAACGTCCGATCCACATGGTTCTCGGCGGAGGTAAAC CTGCTGATGTGTTGTTGTGGAGGGACAAGAAGGTCACGGCAGGGTTAGTGGGTGCAGTGACTGTGATCTGGCTCTTGTTTGGTTTCGGACATTGTCGTCTTCTTACATTTGTTTGTCGTGGATCGATCCTCTTTCTGCTTCTCTCATTCGTCTGGTCCAATGCACTCAACAG atcTCCTGAGAAGATAATGGAAATTTATATCCCTGAGAAGCCGTTACTCCAAGCTGCTTCTGCATTGACCTTTGAGGTTAACTGTGCTCTTGCAACTTTAAGGAGCATTGCGTTAGAGAGAGACATCAAAAACTTTGCACTG GTAGTCATAGGACTTTGGCTCGTATCAATAATCGGAAGCTGGTTCAGCTTCTTGTCATTGATCTACATCT GCTTTGTATTGATTCACACGGTGCCAAAGCTGTATGAGAAGTATGAAGATGAGATTGATCCAATCGCTGAGAAGGCTGTGATTGAGATGAAAAAGCATTTCCAAGTTCTTGAAGCCAAGTTCTTAAATAAGAGCCATCATCATTAG
- the LOC103836958 gene encoding E3 ubiquitin-protein ligase dbl4, protein MDNELEKLGFSTYRLYSKGLVSEEVIKNDTKLVGGSGLFLCDSNNNSKKSETNKALRDHRVLAHPEAVELAAIIQGLNWALKHGVKSIQFFCDDDSIILDYVTGKAAPPNESIVVAKLLKQLALLQTNFTSCQALPLLRSDDINSSLIKLARDAIASQTTWREGDTNTEYETCPACYAHVSPRHKLEVRSGCFHRICFTCIRDCVSSQLARGDSVLCPYPGCEKELVLEDCRGIADDDALNLIIHRKKEKAIPVLDRVYCPKPSCNFLMSDRDLPLGFSIDPRQKSVARTCVECGLCFCKKCHVPWHYKKTCDEFKKSPSYLTSDAALFESLVKTQGWIKCPQCATVVQKNGGCQRISCRHCNHKFCYACGAACTRQKMSCNCSPEDGPSKMSSSSGESHKTRLLRA, encoded by the exons ATGGATAATGAATTGGAAAAGCTTGGTTTCTCGACCTATCGGTTATACTCCAAGGGTTTGGTGAGTGAAGAGGTGATTAAGAATGATACAAAACTGGTCGGTGGTTCAGGCCTGTTTCTCTGTGACTCCAACAATAACTCGAAGAAATCGGAGACCAACAAAGCTCTAAGAGACCACCGAGTCCTGGCACACCCCGAAGCTGTGGAATTGGCTGCCATAATTCAAGGGCTGAATTGGGCGTTGAAACATGGTGTGAAAAGTATCCAATTCTTCTGTGACGATGATTCCATCATCTTAGATTAC GTAACAGGCAAAGCTGCACCACCGAACGAGTCCATTGTAGTGGCAAAACTTTTGAAGCAACTGGCTCTTCTTCAGACAAACTTCACATCTTGCCAGGCACTCCCTCTGCTGCGCTCAGACGACATCAATTCTTCTCTCATTAAGCTCGCAAGAGATGCCATTGCTTCCCAAACCACATGGCGTGAAGGTGACACCAACACTGAATATGAGACTTGTCCAGCCTGCTACGCACACGTCTCACCTCGTCACAAACTTGAGGTGAGGAGCGGTTGCTTCCACCGCATCTGCTTTACGTGCATAAGGGACTGTGTCTCATCCCAACTAGCACGAGGGGACAGTGTACTCTGCCCTTACCCGGGTTGCGAGAAAGAACTTGTGCTAGAGGATTGTAGAGGTATTGCTGATGATGATGCTCTTAATCTTATCATCCACCGCAAGAAGGAGAAGGCCATCCCCGTTTTAGACAGAGTCTACTGTCCCAAGCCTTCTTGTAACTTTTTGATGTCCGACCGCGACCTCCCACTCGGCTTCTCCATTGATCCTCGCCAAAAGTCAGTAGCACGCACATGCGTCGAGTGCGGCTTGTGTTTCTGCAAAAAATGCCATGTTCCATGGCATTACAAGAAGACGTGCGATGAGTTCAAGAAGTCCCCGTCTTACCTGACATCTGACGCTGCGCTTTTTGAGTCGTTAGTCAAGACACAGGGATGGATCAAGTGTCCCCAGTGTGCCACCGTTGTTCAAAAAAATGGCGGGTGCCAACGCATTAGCTGCAG aCATTGCAACCACAAGTTCTGTTACGCATGTGGGGCTGCGTGTACAAGGCAGAAAATGTCATGCAACTGCAGCCCAGAAGACGGGCCTAGTAAGATGTCTTCGTCTTCTGGTGAATCCCACAAGACTAGGCTTCTAAGGGCTTGA